In the Deinococcus yavapaiensis KR-236 genome, GCTGGGTGGACGGCATCATGGCGCGCGTCTACGAGCAGACGACGCTCATCGAACTCGCGCGTCACGCCGACATTCCGGTCATCAACGGCCTCAGCGACGCCCTGCACCCCGTGCAACTCCTCGCCGATTATCAAACGATCGAGGAGACCTTTCCGGACACGCGCGGCGTGAAAATCACGTTCCTCGGAGACGGCAACAACCTCGCCAACTCGCACATCGAAATGGCGAGATTGACGGGCGCGAGCCTCACGGTCTGCACCCCGATCGGGCACGAACCGAACGGGCGCGTCCTCATGGAAGCCATGCGCGCGGGTGCCGACGTGCGCCTCACCCACGACGTCCGCGAAGCCCTGGAGGGCGCGCAAGTGTTGTACACCGACGTCTGGATTTCCATGGGACAAGAAGCCGAGGCGGCCCGCAAGAAGGAAGTGTTCTACAAGGGCGGCTTCCAAGTCGACGCGGCCATGCTCGACGCCATCGCCGAGGACGGCATCTTCTTGCACTGCCTGCCCGCGCACTACGGCGAGGAAGT is a window encoding:
- the argF gene encoding ornithine carbamoyltransferase; translated protein: MTVSSPRPSSTPVLQGRDFLGSLDLTPSELRTVLDTAASMKRGEWRGVKPLAGLTLALIFEKASLRTRTTFDVGMYQLGGHAITLTNAEVGLGTRERVNDVARNLERWVDGIMARVYEQTTLIELARHADIPVINGLSDALHPVQLLADYQTIEETFPDTRGVKITFLGDGNNLANSHIEMARLTGASLTVCTPIGHEPNGRVLMEAMRAGADVRLTHDVREALEGAQVLYTDVWISMGQEAEAARKKEVFYKGGFQVDAAMLDAIAEDGIFLHCLPAHYGEEVVPEATEHAKSRVFDQAENRLHAQKALLFHLLGNSEVRW